CTGACAATATTAGTAATAAAATCGATTAAATATTATGAAGCTTCCTTTCATAGAAAATAGAAATTGATACGGTAACGATATAAAATAAAAACAGGAATACCAGTTCTTTGGCAATACCACCGATTCCGCTGTTTCTTAAAATAATATCGTAATAAGCATTCAATCCCCAGTTCATAGGTGAAAATTTGGCTACCGTCTGCATGAATTCAGGCATTAAGAACACCGGAACCCAGATTCCTCCAATAGCCGCTAATACTACAACGGATGTTGCTCCAAAAGGTGCCGATTGTTCCTGGGTATCTGCAATGGTTCCCAATAATACTCCAAATCCAATGGCAGCAAGTCCTGCAAATAAGGTAACTGTAACAAGCTGGAACATTTTTCCGGATACATCAAACGCCGGAAGATCCATATACGGGAAAAGATAAATACCTACTGCGACCATCAATAAGAACTGAATAAGGCAGATAATAAGATAAGTAAATGTTTTTCCTAAGATATGAACGAAGTAGGGAGTAGGGCTTATTCTTGCCCTTACGCTTGTACCCTGGCTTTTTTCCTTTACAAGGTTGATGGATAAAGGAACTACGATGAAAAAGATCGCAAAGAGAGTCCATGCGGGAACATTGTGCTGAACGGAATTCGGCATAATGTCCATTTCTCCTTTCTTAGGAGTAATTTCCTTGAAACTGATGAGGTTTTTATTCTCGTTCAGATTCTCTGTTGTTCCCAGCTGATCCTGAAAGGCTTTGTAGATCTTTTTATTTTCGATCTCAAAAACCATTTTGTTTACAGAATTCATCACCGAATTTTTAAACCCTGCATTGGTGGCCGGATCAAAATACAAATGAATTTCTTTAGCCTTTGGAGCTTCTATTTTGGTTTTTGCAGAATCACCTTCCAATCCAAATGAACTTACAATCGCCTGAACTTTGGAATCAATATTGGAGTTTAAATCTTTCGTAAGATCTTTAGGAATGACAATAGCCATCTGGTAATCTCCAGAAAATACAGCATCCTGTGCTGATTTTTCATTATAATTGGTCAATAGCTGGAATGTTTTACTGTTTTCCAGTTCGCCTTTTATATTTTTGGAAACTTCTGATTGATCATTGTCAATAAAAATAATAGGGATTTTTGAGCCTTCAAGGTTTTTAAAGGTAGAATCCTGGATCAGGGTAATGGTTACAATCAACAGCAACGGCATTACGAAAATAATGACAATCCCTCCGATATCTCTTTTCAGCAGAAGAATTTCTTTAATAAAGCTTCTCCACAGTTTATACAACAACATCTCTTAATTCTTTTCCGGTTAATGAAATGAAAACATCTTCAAGGTTTTCTGCATGGGCAATCTGAGAGACAAGTTCTTCAGGAGTTCCCACCGCATGAATTCTTCCTCTATCAATAATAGCAATCTTGGTACAGAATTCTTCAGCCTCAGAAAGGTGATGCGAGGTATAGATGATGCATGTTCCGCTTTTATTGAGTTCTAAAAGGAAATCAATGATTACTTTTTTAGATTGTACATCTACGCCTACAGTAGGCTCATCCAAAAACAAGACTGTTGGGTTATGAAGAGTTCCGGCGATAAGGTTACAACGGCGTTTCATTCCTCCGGAGAACTGGCCTACCTGTTTATTGGCAAATTTTGAAAGTCCCATGATTTCCAGAGAATCATCAATAGCTTTGGTAAGTTGTTTATGCTTTAATCCGTATAAGCTTCCGAAGAACATCAGGTTTTCTTTGGCTGTAAGAGTAGGATACAGCGCATATTCCTGCGGAACAATTCCCATGATCTCTCTGATCTTGAAATTATCTTTTTGTGGAGACAGCCCATTGATAGTATACTGTCCAGAAGTCGGTTTTATTAAACCGGAAAGCATGGAAATCAAAGTTGTTTTTCCTGCTCCATTAGGGCCAAGAATTCCGTAGATTTCGTTTTTATCGATATTCAAAGAGATATCATTGACAGAAAACTCGTCGGAATTTTTGTATTTTTTATATAGATTTTTGATCTCAATCATGTTCTCTGCCATATCAGATTGCTTTTCTCAGTTTTTTATAGAAAGCTTCTTCTAAATCTGCAATATGAAGCATAGTTTTCGAAAGTTCGTTATAGATGTTGCTCTTAGAGTTTCTGTTTTTGTAAACTCTCGCAATATCCACAGCAAAGTCTCTCCAAAGATCCCCAATAGAGGTGATTTCTTTTGAAAGTTCTTTTAATTCGTCATTTTTAAGGATAACAGATGCTTCCTGAAGAAATGCTCCATAGATAAATCTGAAACCGCCACCGCCAGTTCCGATTTCTTCCTGCATTCTGATGAGCTGTCCCAGATAATGGTTCGTTACTTTTGTTCCTTTCTTTTCTGCCCATTTTGGGATACTTTTAGCTACCCATCTCATCGCCTTTACACCAATAAGCGGAACAGGAGCCAGCATATTTTTGCAGGTGTCCTTGATTCCTTTTTTTATGGCTTCTTCCAAATGAACATTTTCCGGGATATAGATGGGATAATACATGTGTCCTTTAGGAGGAAGTGCTCCTTTGGCGTATCTTACTTTCTCCAGTTCGGCTTCTGTAAGAGTCGTGGTATAATCCATTACCGGATCGCTGATCAGGAATTTTCCGTCTTCTTTACCATATACTACGAGGTTATGAGCATTGAAGTGGAATTTATATTCTTCCGGAAAGTAAGTAAGATTGAAAACACCTACCTGAAGTCCTGTAGGGATATTTTGTTCTAAGTTTCTTTCCAAGGCTTTTTGTGCCTCTTGTGGATTTGAAAACTTTTCTCTTTTGATTTTAATTCCTAATCTTTTTGCTGCCTTGCTGAAAATAGCACCCGGCATCGGACGATAGCTGAAGCCCGGCGCAAAGTTTACCTTTAAAAAGGGAAGGTAGACAAAAAATAATCCTGAACCGATTCCGAAGATCATAGGTTCACTTAGTTTAAGTCCTCTGTTAAGCAGTAGATTAGAAGCGACACCGTTCTCGCAATGTGCTGTCTGATGGTGTTCAAAGTTTAATTTCATTTGCAGTTTATATCTTTTTCAAGGGTAAATAAAATGGAGTGTATCCTTTTATTTCCCGTCGAAGTTTTTTAGTTCATTGACTGGAATTCCGAATGCATCAGCATATTTTTTCAGTGCAGTTTCGCTCAGTGTTTTAAATACATTAGGTTTAAAATGCCTTTTTACCCTCCATTGCCACATTCCTACATAAGAAGCAAGCACCCCTAAGTCCATTTTATTGAACTCCATAAAATAAACGATAGGACTTACGATATTATTGGCAACGTTTTGTTTGGCTTCTTCAATTCTCTCATAAATAAGTTCCATAGATTCGTCCAAAGCTGCTTTTTTTGCATCCCAGCCTGTACTGTTTGCGGTTGTATAATTATCATTTTCATCCGTTACATACAGTACTTCCGTCATGTTGGCGGATTTCAGATTACTTTCGTCTTGAGGTAGGTCTTGTTTTTTCATCTGAAGAATGTTTAATTTTTTTAGATTTCAGATGAGATAGGTTTCATCTGTTTTTGATTCTTTTAACCAAGTGGCTAAAATAGTGAAAATACATAATATGAAAATTTTATACCATATGATCGCAATATTGTTGTGAAATAAAGGCTGAATCTGAGTTTTTATGAATATTTAAAAGAAACTCTTCTTGTTATCTTTCTCCTTTTGAGTAGTGTTTAAATTGATTTTCGGCTGTGAGATTTTGACTCATATATCACAAAAGATCTTTATTTTCTTTAGTTCTTGAATAATGCTGTTTAACTAATGGGATGTAATGAAATCTTAAGAAGTACTGTTAATACTTATAATAGGGAACATTGTAACAAGTACCCCTTATGATAAGACTAATGGATTTGAAATTTGGATTGAAAAATAACTATTAAATAACAACTATGAAAAAGTTTTTTATTTCTGTTTCGGTTTTCTGTATGCTTAATGCTATGGCTCAGAAATTCGATACTCAAAAACTGACGGATGCTCAGGGTTATACTTATGAAACGGTAAAGAATGACCAGGCAGGAGTAAGGGTTTATACCCTGAAAAATGGATTAAAGGTTTATCTGGCCAGAAATGAAGATGCACCCAGAATCCAGACCTATATCCCGGTAAGAACAGGATCTAATAATGATCCAAGTGATAATACAGGACTTGCTCATTACTTGGAACATATGGTTTTCAAAGGAACTTCCCATTTAGGAACTCAGGATTGGGCGAAGGAAAAAGCTTTGCTACAACAAATTTCCGACCTTTATGAACAACATAAGGCAGAAAAAGATCCGGCAAAGAAAAAGGAACTTTACAAAAAAATCGATGAGGTTTCTCAAGAAGCATCAAAATTTGCGATTGCCAATGAATATGATAAAGCGATTTCTTCATTGGGAGCTACAGGAACCAATGCTCATACATGGCTGGATGAAACGGTTTACAAAAACAATATCCCATCCAATGAACTGGAAAAATGGTTGAAAGTTGAAAAAGAACGTTTCTCAGAATTGGTACTTCGTCTTTTCCATACTGAATTGGAAGCAGTATATGAAGAATACAACAGAGCACAGGATAACGACGGCCGTTTGGTAAATTATGCTTTGATGGAAGCTCTTTTCCCAAAACACCCGAACGGACAGCAAACTACTATTGGTACTTCTGAACACCTGAAGAGTCCATCAATGATAGCGATTCATAAGTATTTGATACCTATTATGTGCCTAATAACATGGCAGTAGTCTTGGTTGGAGATATTGATTATGACAAAACTATAAAATTAGTTGATCAGTATTTCGGAGCATTCAAGTACAAAGAACTTCCTATGAAGAAGATGGTTACAGAGGAACCTATGACCCAGATTGTTTCCCGAACAGTAAAAAGCCCATCTACTCCAAGAATGACGATGGCTTGGAGAACAGACTCTTATGGAAGCCAGGAAGCTAGATTAGCAGATGTTGTTGCAGAAATTTTGAGCAACAGAGGAGATGCCGGATTAATTGACCTTAATATCAATCAAAAGCAGAAAACGTTAGGAGCTGGAGCCTATGAATCACCATTCAAAATGTATGGAACATTCGCGTTAGTGGTAACTCCTAAGGATGGACAAAGTTTTGATGAGGCTAAAAAGCTATTGCTTGATCAGCTTGATCTTGTTAAAAAGGGACAGTTCCCAGACTGGATGCTGAAAGCTATCATCAATGATAAAAAGGTTCAGCGCATGAAAGGTTGGGAAACTGCTGACGGTTTGGCTACTGAACTTTATGATTCTTATATCAAAGGCAGAACCTGGCAGCAGGAACTGGACGAGATCAATCAATATGAAAAGATTACTAAGGCTGATGTAGTGAAGTTTGCGAATGACTTCTTTAAAAATAACTATGTAGTGGTTTACAAAGAGAAAGGAGTGAATGATAAGCTTGTTCGTGTAGAGAACCCGGGAATTACTCCTATTAAATTGAACAGAGAAGCTCAGTCTCCTTTCCTTAAAGACATTTAAATACTAAGGTTACTGAAATCAAACCTGAGTTTATCGATTATAAAACAGCGATTCAGACTTCAAAGGTAAAAGACAAGACGGTAAGCTTTGTAAAAAATAAATACAATGAGATTGCCCAGGTAAGCTATGTTTTCCCTTTCGGAACAGATCATGATAAGGAGCTTTCGTTAGCAGGAACTCTTTTCGAATACCTTGGAACGGATAAATATACTCCGGAACAATTGAAAGAAGAATTCTATAAGCTAGGAATTTCTTACAGTTTCAGAACTTCTAATGATCAAACGACTGTTACTTTATCAGGACTTGAAAGTAATATGAAGAAAGGAGTGGAGTTAATGAACCATTGGATGACCAACGTAAAAGCAGATAAAGCTATTTACAGCCAAACTGTAAAAACAATTCTTGAAGCGAGAGAAGTTGCTAAAAAGGATAAAGTGAGAATTATGGGAGCCCTTTCCAATTATGCAAAATATGGGAAAGAATCAAGAATGACGGATGTTATTTCTAAAGCTCGTCTTGAAAGCATTGATGCTGCAGAATTAATGAAAAAGGTGAAAACACTGAATCAATATCCTTATCAGGTATTGCTTTATGGGCAAGATCAGGCAGGTATGGAGAGCGCGATAAAACCTTATATCACGAATACAAGTCTACAGCCGGCAAAAGCTAAGGAATATACGGAACCTGCAACAACAGGGAAGGTATATTTCACAAATTATGACATGGTACAGATGGAAATGGCTAAAGTAGCGAAAGCAAGCCCTGTAAACCTAGACAACTTCGGAAAAGCGAATGTTTTCAATGAATATTTCGGAAGAGGATTATCTTCTATCGTTTTCCAGGAAATCAGAGAGAGCAAGTCTTTAGCTTACTCTGCGTATGTTTCTTACGCCAACGCTTCAGAGAAAGGGCATGCCAACTATATTACCAATTATATTGGAACACAGTCTAACAAACTTCCTTTAGCTGTAACTGCAATGAGCGAACTAATGGCTGAGCTGCCACAGATCCCAACACAGTTTGAAAATGCAAGAGGTTCTGCATTGAAACAAATTGCTTCTAACAGAATCAATAGAACTAATATCTTCTTCAGCCAGTTAGCCCTTAAAAAATTAGGTGTTGATTATGACCTGAGAAAAGATACCTATGCTGAGATTCAAGGATTGACATTGCCTCAGCTGACAGGATTTTATAATACAGAAGTGAAACCCGTACAATACAATACCGCAATTATCGGTAAGAAAGAAAATCTAAATATGGAGTCTATCAATAAGATGGGTGAGTTCCAGGAAGTATCTCTTGAAGAAATCTTCGGGTACTAATATTTTAGTTTTAATAATAGGTAAAGTGGAGCAGAAATGTTCCACTTTTTTGTTTAAATAAAGACATTTTCCTGATAGTGAGTGTTCCACGGGTTTTAGAATGTTTCACGTGAAATATATTGTTGGTTTTAATACAAATATCATAAATAACTCCACAATTGTTGAGGTTAGATAGGTGTTTTTTTAACGCAAGAGTTCGCAAAGGATTATCTATTGTGGATATTTTCGATCGCAAAGGCATTTCACTCAGCAAAGGAAGAAAGAAATATCTTTGATCAGTTTGTTGGGTTTTAATTCAATAGAGGTCCAGCTAAATAAAAGATAAATTTCATCTGGCTTTAACCAAAATCTATTTATTTCGGACACAATATCCTCTCCCTAAAAATAGTCAGGAATCTTAGCTGAGTGAAATGCCCTTGCGAACTTAAAAAAATAGAAATAATCACTTTCTTTGCGATCGTAGCGTTAAAACAATAAAGAAAAAACATCAATAATTGTAAAAACAAAAAAAGCTGCACAAAATGTACAGCTTTTATAGTCTTTTTCTTTCTTTTTACGATTTTACCTCCTGAATAAACAGGTTAATCTCTGCTCTGATCAACAATTCATCATTGTTAAAGGTTTCGCAGAAGATGTGGCAGATATTTTCAAACTGGGAAATCAGTGATGCTTTTGAAATGATCTTGTCATTTACTTTTGGAAGTCCAAAAATCTCAATCTTTTTGATATTGGTGATAAAGCCTATTACTTTGGTATTGGCTTCCGGATTTTCGAAGAAGCTTTGTCCAAGGATAGATGAGCAGGTTTGAGCAAGGTTTTCAATTAAGCCTGCTTCTACAAATTCATTGTTATGAACAAATATATTGTCTTCTTTTATTTCAAAGGAAGTCACTACTTTTTCCTTGGTCAACTCCAGGATATAGTCGGCCATAAGCATCGGCTCGCGATGCGGTAAAAAGTTGTGTATATTAATGATATTTTCTTCCCTGATTTCCATTAAAAGTTATTTTACAACAGTTTTCATTTGAGATTTTGCAATGACTTCATCATTTAATTTAGTAACAATATCTACAAGCGTTACTCCCATTACTTCATTAAGGATGGTAACCTCTGATGTCAGCTGGTCACCAATTTTAGGCAATCCTTCTGTTTCAAAGGATTTGATGGCTCCAATATATCCTGTTGGGGCATCTTTTCCAAGCAAATAATACTTGTATCCAGTGTGAAGGGCTACACTTTGTGCCTGATGTTCGATTAATCCCGATGCCTGAAAGAATCCATCCTGAATGAAAAGATTGTCTTCATTTATTTTAAATCCGGAAA
This is a stretch of genomic DNA from Chryseobacterium tructae. It encodes these proteins:
- a CDS encoding ABC transporter permease; translation: MLLYKLWRSFIKEILLLKRDIGGIVIIFVMPLLLIVTITLIQDSTFKNLEGSKIPIIFIDNDQSEVSKNIKGELENSKTFQLLTNYNEKSAQDAVFSGDYQMAIVIPKDLTKDLNSNIDSKVQAIVSSFGLEGDSAKTKIEAPKAKEIHLYFDPATNAGFKNSVMNSVNKMVFEIENKKIYKAFQDQLGTTENLNENKNLISFKEITPKKGEMDIMPNSVQHNVPAWTLFAIFFIVVPLSINLVKEKSQGTSVRARISPTPYFVHILGKTFTYLIICLIQFLLMVAVGIYLFPYMDLPAFDVSGKMFQLVTVTLFAGLAAIGFGVLLGTIADTQEQSAPFGATSVVVLAAIGGIWVPVFLMPEFMQTVAKFSPMNWGLNAYYDIILRNSGIGGIAKELVFLFLFYIVTVSISIFYERKLHNI
- a CDS encoding ABC transporter ATP-binding protein → MAENMIEIKNLYKKYKNSDEFSVNDISLNIDKNEIYGILGPNGAGKTTLISMLSGLIKPTSGQYTINGLSPQKDNFKIREIMGIVPQEYALYPTLTAKENLMFFGSLYGLKHKQLTKAIDDSLEIMGLSKFANKQVGQFSGGMKRRCNLIAGTLHNPTVLFLDEPTVGVDVQSKKVIIDFLLELNKSGTCIIYTSHHLSEAEEFCTKIAIIDRGRIHAVGTPEELVSQIAHAENLEDVFISLTGKELRDVVV
- a CDS encoding BtrH N-terminal domain-containing protein, with product MKLNFEHHQTAHCENGVASNLLLNRGLKLSEPMIFGIGSGLFFVYLPFLKVNFAPGFSYRPMPGAIFSKAAKRLGIKIKREKFSNPQEAQKALERNLEQNIPTGLQVGVFNLTYFPEEYKFHFNAHNLVVYGKEDGKFLISDPVMDYTTTLTEAELEKVRYAKGALPPKGHMYYPIYIPENVHLEEAIKKGIKDTCKNMLAPVPLIGVKAMRWVAKSIPKWAEKKGTKVTNHYLGQLIRMQEEIGTGGGGFRFIYGAFLQEASVILKNDELKELSKEITSIGDLWRDFAVDIARVYKNRNSKSNIYNELSKTMLHIADLEEAFYKKLRKAI
- a CDS encoding ABC transporter permease produces the protein MEIREENIINIHNFLPHREPMLMADYILELTKEKVVTSFEIKEDNIFVHNNEFVEAGLIENLAQTCSSILGQSFFENPEANTKVIGFITNIKKIEIFGLPKVNDKIISKASLISQFENICHIFCETFNNDELLIRAEINLFIQEVKS